One window of the Maylandia zebra isolate NMK-2024a linkage group LG19, Mzebra_GT3a, whole genome shotgun sequence genome contains the following:
- the wdr89 gene encoding WD repeat-containing protein 89, whose protein sequence is MEGLEEKLKVLSIARRSCPEEPTYLLDVALQPSGLLAVSCSNFTIHLHNKDTLKQVGEYQGHNGRLCGVTFGHTSSDLLYSGSADGTVRVWDVRQPGTEAAQKFKSDPAHCYCSFDLSCSDMLLCAGTEQVDSEDSFLIFWDSRKPAGGLLGVYSESHSDDITQVRFHPRDKDRLASGSTDGLVNVFDLSRGAEEDALLATCNSDSSASSVCWSGANYTQLLCLSHDEGLHLWDLGQLDTDEPLTIFSTSDARSLTLLADGRGVDYLVGGRWLEDTQKLLVVGGKNNGDLHLMECDARGLHLLRSLEGGHASTVRCFLWDAAEEALFTGGEDAQLLLWKPGGEELTPGKRESMKSESALRLKSRPHKKHGYHREKKTA, encoded by the coding sequence ATGGAGGGTTTGGAGGAGAAGCTTAAAGTTCTGTCCATCGCTAGGCGGTCCTGTCCGGAGGAACCCACCTACCTGCTGGATGTTGCCTTGCAGCCGAGTGGCCTTCTGGCGGTGTCCTGCTCCAACTTCACCATCCACCTGCACAACAAGGACACTTTGAAGCAAGTGGGAGAGTATCAAGGCCACAATGGGCGGCTCTGCGGGGTCACGTTTGGCCACACCTCCTCTGACCTCCTGTACTCCGGTTCTGCTGACGGGACGGTCCGCGTGTGGGACGTCCGCCAACCCGGGACGGAGGCAGCCCAGAAGTTTAAAAGCGATCCAGCGCACTGTTACTGCAGCTTCGACCTGAGCTGCAGTGACATGCTCCTGTGTGCCGGCACTGAGCAAGTGGACAGCGAGGACAGCTTCCTCATTTTCTGGGATTCCAGGAAACCGGCAGGTGGGCTTCTTGGGGTATACTCTGAGTCGCACAGCGATGACATCACACAGGTGCGCTTCCATCCCCGGGATAAGGACCGCCTGGCTTCGGGCTCCACAGATGGCCTTGTTAATGTTTTCGACCTCAGCCGGGGGGCGGAGGAGGATGCGCTGCTCGCCACCTGCAACAGCGACTCATCAGCGAGCTCAGTGTGCTGGTCCGGGGCCAACTACACCCAGCTGCTGTGCCTCAGCCACGATGAGGGGCTGCACCTGTGGGATTTGGGCCAGCTGGATACAGATGAGCCTCTCACCATCTTCAGCACCTCCGACGCTCGCAGCCTGACTCTACTGGCTGACGGGCGAGGCGTGGACTACCTGGTGGGGGGGCGGTGGCTAGAGGACACCCAAAAGCTGCTGGTGGTCGGCGGGAAGAACAACGGAGACCTCCACCTGATGGAGTGTGACGCCAGGGGTCTTCATCTGCTCAGGAGCCTAGAGGGTGGCCACGCCTCCACGGTGCGCTGCTTCCTGTGGGATGCAGCAGAGGAGGCGTTGTTCACCGGGGGGGAGGATGCACAGCTTCTGCTGTGGAAACCGGGTGGAGAGGAGCTCACACCAGGGAAAAGGGAGTCTATGAAGAGCGAGTCAGCTCTAAGACTCAAATCCAGACCTCATAAAAAACACGGCTACCACAGAGAAAAGAAGACGGCGTAG